In Rosa rugosa chromosome 4, drRosRugo1.1, whole genome shotgun sequence, the genomic stretch ACTCTTTTTGGTTGACAGAGtgcatctattttttttttcaaccaaatGCTACAAAATGCTGTTTTGGTTGTCAAAAAGTGTTTTCTTGCCAAAATAAGTAAACACAGCTATTTGGCTTCGCGAGATaatggtttttttgttttgtttgaataGTCTGAAATTGACGGTGAGGCTGGAGTTTCCGGCTATGTTGCTGAAAGGACATGTATCAATCAAGATTCGCCTTCACCAATGACTAAATCTGTTGGAAGCATTCAGAACTTTTGGGATTCTTATGCAGTTGTTTGTAGAATGCTCTTTGATTATTGCATGGAAGTCATGTGGAATGCTGTCTTCTATGATTCAGTGGCAGAATATTCATCTGCTTGGAGGAGAAGGAAACTATGGACTGGCTCTCCATTGTTGTGGAGACCTCCTAATAGATGTGGTGACTGGGTGGAAAAGATCACAAAATTACCTCATGAAATTGTAAGTCATGAGCATGTTTTAATTTCTCATTATGCTGTCAAATTGTAAATTTTTAATGTTCCATTTGATCATGCAGTTATCTGATAATGATGATGATCGTCCCCCTGGTTTTGAACTGTTGGGAGCTGAGTTAGGGCGTCATGCTCAGCCATCATTGAGCTCTTCATTGGTTCTAATGGAGGAAAAACCACCTAAACAGATAGGTCCCTCATACGAAGACATGAAGTACATTGTAGAGCATATAGAAAATGAACTTCAATTGACTGCAAAGAGTTCCTTGACCGAGTATGTTGGATGCTTTGTTGATGAGGAAGTGAGTAAACTAGTTAATTTGTCCACAGAAGAGAATTCAATAAAGGTAATCCCGAGACGTTTCATTGGTTTCCTTCTTCTCCCTCCTGGTTCCTGTTTTACTGTAACATTTAAGTGATAGCAGACACTTAGTCATTTTCTTTGCATAGATAAGCAATTAGTCACTCATCTATGCTTAATTTACGATCACACATAATGTCAAAGtaacatttttgtttttgcaggAGAATATTGACTGTTCCCCGAGGAGCATAGGTGGCTCATCTGACCTATGTGACAATTTGAGGAATTCAAATAACACATCTGCAGAAATTATTCTGTCTGAGATATGCCCAACTCCAGAAGTAGAAAAACCCTTCCATAGTTCTTTTCCTGAAAATCGTATGTCTAATTTTCTGGCAAGTGCTTTTAAGGAAGTCTGTTCTCACGTTGATGATCTTGATGGTGACCAAGAAGTAAATGAACCATCACCCCCTGGACTCATAGCCAATGTTAAAACTCTTGGACAGTCACCTATTTGCAAATTCCGACCTTCAAGGTCAGAAGAATGTATTCCTAAGATTGGAGCATATGTTGCTACAGCAATGTTGCGGAAGAAACTCCATGATGATGTTATTGGAGAATGGAAATCATCATTTATTGATCTGGCTCTTAATAAGTTTCTTGCATCATGGCGAACTTCAAGGAAGAACCATATCCGTAATGAGGTATTGTGCTCCTGCTTTCTGCACCTCCCTCTTTCTATTTAGCATTCTAAATGACCTGTCACTGCTGGTGATATTAactgttattttaattttactTATCTAGGAAAAAGCATGCAACACCAATAAAGAAGAATTAAAGCATTGTCACAGTTCTATCACTGCAGAAGTATCTCCAGTGATCGATGAATATACATATCAGCGCAAGAGGTTGCGGAAAAAGTCGGGTTCTTCTGGACTTGTAACTGTAATTGATACTGGGTTAAAGAGTGAAACAGTGGAAAAGGCAAAGAAGCTACATGTTGCTAGAAATGTGCCGAAGAATGCTACTGTGATTCCTAGAAAAAGAAGTCTAAGCAAACTCCAAACTGAATCATCTGTTGATGCCATATCTGTGAAAGTTAATTCTAAAAGGCTTTCATCAACTGATAAGTCAGCAGCTAAGAATGCTAGTTGTCGGAAGCCATTGAAGGGTTCTCATGAACAAAGTATGTACCTTCACCAACTCTATTTTGATGCTTTATGGTTATGGATTTCACATGAATCAACACAGATTCCATTTAGCTTTTATGATTATAGCTGTTTAATTAACACATACATTCCATTTAAATTTTTGTATTTTGCTTGGATCTTGTCTGCTTGTGCACTGGATTTGTTGCTCAGAATGGAATTCATATGTTAACAGGGGATTTTGcctgttttgtccaggttgtgAGCCCATTGACAATGTTATTGATGGCATCAGCTCAGTTAGGGGATCCCAAACTGAATTATCTGTTGGTGCCATTGCCTTGCAAGCCATTGATAAGAGGTGTTCATCCGCTGATACATTAGTAGCTAATAATGCTATTAGTCGGAAACGATTGAAGGTTTCTCATGCAGTTAAAGGTAGGTCATTTTACAACatttattttggttttgcaGAAAGTTTTATATGGTTATGGACTAAAATTTGCTGAATTAGGGCATAGTTTTTTTATgtatttatcttttattttccgTTCCCCTGCATGTGGCCTTGTATGCTCTACCTGTGCAATGAGTTTATCACTCAGAATGGAAATTATTGTTTAAAGAGATGTTGCTGTTCCATCCAGGTAGTGAACCCGTGGAGTGCACTCCTAAACCTAGTAAAAGGATGGTTTCAGCTCATGTCCAGGATCACAATGATATTGAGAATGTTGTAAATAGCCATGGTCGTGATGATCAACTTAAAGGAGAGCCTTGTATGTGCCCGTTCtcagtttcttttttattttatttatttttttctatagATGGTGGTACGTGATttaacattttctttttgttctctctttttCCGTATTCCTGGTTCTGTGTACAGTAACTAAGGTGTTGAAGCTGAAAAGGGAGCGTCCAGTTGGCGGTTCACAATTGCCACATCCCAAAAAGGTCTTGAAAGTAGCCAATGATGTTCTCAAGCAAGCAGCAAATATCCCAGTCGCAGTAAGAAAGGCCCGGTCCAGTAAGTCAAAGACATCAAATCCTTGCCCTAAATCTGATGGATGTGCCCGTGCTTCAATTAATGGCTGGGAATGGCATAGATGGTCACTAAATGCAACTCCTGCTGAAAGAGCTCGTGTTAGGGGAATCAAATACGTTAATGCCCAGTACCGGACTTCTGACACTAATACATCACAGTGGTCAAATGGCAAGGGTCTTTCTGCAAGAACAAATAGGGTGAAGATGCGCAGTCTTCTTGCTGCTGCTGAGGGTGCTGACCTTTTGAAAGCCACTCAATTAAAGGTGATATGCAAATTTCATCAAAATAGATTTAATTGCCCTTTAAACAGTATTTTGATGTGATGTTCCATGCCAGGCAAGGAAAAAGCGTCTACGTTTCCAGCGGAGCAAGATACATGATTGGGGTCTTATTGCCTTGGAGCCAATCGAGGCAGAAGACTTTGTTATTGAATATGTTGGAGAATTGATTCGTCCCCAGGTATAGCTTTCTTGACTGTATTGGCTGCATGACTTGCATATTTGtgtccttttctttttgtttgttctcTCTTCCTGGCATGCTCAATATTGCTTTCTGAATTTGCAGATATCTGATATACGCGAGCGTCATTACGAGAAGATGGGAATTGGCAGCAGTTATTTGTTTAGGATTGATGATGGTTATGTGGTGAGTGATGAAACACTGATGGCTACTTTAGTTTTAAGAGTtacaaattctttctttttcagttttgtCTTTTGGCCTCTGAGTTAATTTATATATTTCTGGATTATTTTCTCAGCATAATTATGTTGTACCTGATGACTGATTAATCATTGTGAAAATTTGCACTGACCATAAACTAATTAAAAGTTAAAAGAACACCTCTTTTTGCATGTTTGTAATAATTGTAAAGCAGCATTTGCACTGTAGTATTTCTCCTCTTTACTAATCAGTGGAAATTTGCACTTTGACCTTAAACTAATTAAAAGTCAAAACAAAACCTCTCTTTCGCTTGTTTGTAATTATTTTAAAGCAGCATATGCTCTATAGTATTTCTCCTCTTTACTACTTTGTATGTG encodes the following:
- the LOC133741933 gene encoding histone-lysine N-methyltransferase ATXR7, whose protein sequence is MEMSCQSNGNSSDIQQLCNSGGTPYQDKTYSGYMPPPPPFVSGWMYVNEQGQMCGPYIQQQLFEGLSTGFLPDELPVYPVVNGALINPIPLKYFKQFPDHVATGFAYLSLGSISSTSTPTNSLKSCNGDLATIATCSIPTPVATGYPDLQYDSTSQASYDTSVSNKLILNSKAPNQVTSNQSLSSKDSCWLYEDEEGKRNGPYSLFELNSWHRYGYLRDSLTIYHVKNKCKPFTLSSVLNSWKLDGPETITKFDAKCNGPLVSIISEVTEGVSSQLHYGIMKSARRVVLDEIISNVIAEFVTTTKAQRLNQDMKTCSLDAKKSEIDGEAGVSGYVAERTCINQDSPSPMTKSVGSIQNFWDSYAVVCRMLFDYCMEVMWNAVFYDSVAEYSSAWRRRKLWTGSPLLWRPPNRCGDWVEKITKLPHEILSDNDDDRPPGFELLGAELGRHAQPSLSSSLVLMEEKPPKQIGPSYEDMKYIVEHIENELQLTAKSSLTEYVGCFVDEEVSKLVNLSTEENSIKENIDCSPRSIGGSSDLCDNLRNSNNTSAEIILSEICPTPEVEKPFHSSFPENRMSNFLASAFKEVCSHVDDLDGDQEVNEPSPPGLIANVKTLGQSPICKFRPSRSEECIPKIGAYVATAMLRKKLHDDVIGEWKSSFIDLALNKFLASWRTSRKNHIRNEEKACNTNKEELKHCHSSITAEVSPVIDEYTYQRKRLRKKSGSSGLVTVIDTGLKSETVEKAKKLHVARNVPKNATVIPRKRSLSKLQTESSVDAISVKVNSKRLSSTDKSAAKNASCRKPLKGSHEQSCEPIDNVIDGISSVRGSQTELSVGAIALQAIDKRCSSADTLVANNAISRKRLKVSHAVKGSEPVECTPKPSKRMVSAHVQDHNDIENVVNSHGRDDQLKGEPLTKVLKLKRERPVGGSQLPHPKKVLKVANDVLKQAANIPVAVRKARSSKSKTSNPCPKSDGCARASINGWEWHRWSLNATPAERARVRGIKYVNAQYRTSDTNTSQWSNGKGLSARTNRVKMRSLLAAAEGADLLKATQLKARKKRLRFQRSKIHDWGLIALEPIEAEDFVIEYVGELIRPQISDIRERHYEKMGIGSSYLFRIDDGYVVDATKRGGIARFINHSCEPNCYTKVISVEGEKKIFIYAKRHIAAGEEITYNYKFPLEEKKIPCNCGSKRCRGSLN